The genomic stretch TGAATATGATGCTTACAATTGGCAAAACGACTTTAGTAATGTAAACACAAGAGATTTAGGTTTTGATTTTGCTTCTAAATGGGGTAATGCCTCTTTAAACTTTACCAACATAGACAATTACACTTATTTTGATGAAGATAGCAAACCACAACAATTTGCAAATCAAATTACCTATCTTAAAGTAAAGGCTAACAGAGAGTTTAAGCTTGGTAAATTCGCTTTAGACAATACATTAATGTATCAAAATGTTACAAGCGGAAGTTCTGTTTTTAGAGTGCCAGAATTTGTTACTAGAAACACTTTTTATTACACAGATTATTGGTTTAAGGGTAAACCAATGTTGGTAAATATTGGTATTACTTTTAAATACTTTACAAAGTATAATGCAAATGCTTACAATCCGCTTTTAGCAGAATTTAGACTGCAGAATGATGAACAAATAGGTTTTCCTACTTTTGATGTATTTTTTAATGCTCAAGTAAGAAGAACTCGTTTGTATTTAAAAGTTGACAATGCAACGTCTAGTTTTACCGATAAAAACTATTTTTCTGCACCTAATTATCCGTATAGAGACTTTACTGTTCGTTTTGGTTTGGTTTGGAATTGGTTTATTTAATATAAGTATTGATGAAAAGCCAACTTAAAAACAATTGGAAACTTTTTCTTTTAGCTAGTTTAACATTAGGTTTAGCTCCTTTTAATCCGCCACATATTTGGGGGAAATTACAATGGATTTTAGGTGGAAATGCATTTTCTTCTGACACGGGAATGCAAGCTAAAGATTGGTTTGACGTACTTTTACACGGAACACCGTGGATTTTATTGATAATTTCTGGTGTTTTAAATATTCCGAAGAAAAAATAGCTTTTCGTATTTTTAACGAAGTTGTAATTCCATTTTTGGTAATAATCTCCCTGGAATACTACTTTTTATGTTATCAATAACTTTAAAACCATATTTAGTATAAAATGCTTCTGCATTAGGATCTGATAAAACTTGTAGTCTTTTTGCCTTTTTAGAAATAGCTATTGCATGAAGTAATAATTGATGACCGATTCCTTTTTTAATATAATTTGGATCAATGAACAAAAACTCTAAAATATATACATCTAAATTAGAACTATTTAAAACGTAAAAACCTACAATTTTAGAATCCAATACATATTTACAAATATAATTTTCATCAAAAATTTTAGGTGTAATTGTTAAGTCTTCTCTCCAAGTTTCTAAATCATCATTAGAATAACCCCAAACTGCTTTAGATTGCATTGCAATTTCTGATAACCTTTCAGCATCAGAAATAATGGCTTTTACAATCATGTTTTAAAGTCTATTTTTTAACTAATTGTTTAATTTTGATGTTAAATGCAGCAAATAACAACGTCATAAAAGGACTTAACCAATTAAAAATTGCAAAGAAAAAGTATTCTGCTACAGAAACACCCAAAACACCAGATTGGTATGCACCACAGGTATTCCAAGGAATTAAAACAGACGTTACAGTACCAGAGTCTTCTAAAGTTCTACTTAAATTTTCTGGCGCTAAACCTTTTTCTTCGTAAGCTTTTTTAAACATTTTACCAGGAACCACAATTGCTAAATATTGATCTGAAGCTGTAACATTTAAAGCCAAACAACTTGCTACTGTACTCGCAAAAAGTCCGAAAACAGAAGAAGCCAAACTCAATAACGCTTTGCTAATTCTAGACAAAGCACCTATTGCATCCATTACGCCACCAAAAACCATTGCACAAATTATTAACCAAATAGTTCCTAACATTCCGCTCATTCCGCCGGCAGTAAATAAATCATTTAACTCGGCACTTGTAGTTTCTACCGCAGAATCTACAGTAATTGCGTTCATAACACCTTTATAAGCCGAGTTAAACGAAAGTGTATCTGCACCTGCAACATTTAAAACAATTTCTGGCTGTGCAATAACTGCTACAACACCAGCTAGAAGTGTACCAACCAATAGTGCAATTAAAGGTTCTGTTTTTTTAACAATCATAAAAATTACAATTGCTGGCACAATAAAAAGCCAAGGCGAAATATTAAAAGCTGCATCTATTGCCATTAACTTATCTGACACATCTGGAGACCCTGTAGTTTCTATAGAAAAACCAATAATAATAAACACCAAAAGTGTTACCAAAATTGTTGGTACCGTTGTTAAAGACATGTATTTAATATGAGAAAACAAATCTCCACCAGCCATTGTTGGTGCCAAGTTTGTTGTATCTGATAATGGTGACATTTTATCACCAAAATAAGCACCCGATAATACAGCACCTGCAGTCATACCTGCAGAAATACCTAATGTGTTACCAATACCTATTAAAGCAATACCAACCGTTGCAGAGGTTGTCCAAGAACTACCTGTTGCAATAGAAATTATTGCACAAATTATTACAGAAGCTGCTAAAAATATCGTCGGATTTAAGATTTGTAATCCGTAATAAATCATAGAAGGAATAATACCACTTATTAACCAAGTTCCTGCCAAAGCACCAACCATTAATAAAATTAGAATAGCACCCGAAGTAGATTTTACATTTTCTGCAACCTCTTCTATCATTTGTTTGTAAGACACTTTATTTTTGAAACCAACTATAGCTGCAACTGCTGCACCTAATAATAATATAAATTGATTACTACCACTTAAAGCATCATCACCATACACATAAAAAACATTATAAAACAACATGCCCACCAAAGCAAAAACAGGTATTAAAGCTTCCCAAATATTGAGTTCTTTATTTTCTATAATGTTTTCGTCTTGAGGATTTGTTGGTTTGATATTTTGGCTTTCCATGTACTATAAATTTTGATGTGTAATGTTACGATTTTGTAAAGAATTACACAAATCTAAATTCTTGCTAAAACTGTAATTTAAAGCCTTTTTAAGATATTTTTTACTAATAAATTAAATTAGCTTTAATTACAGTTTACTATTTTAAAGAATTCGTTAAATATTTATAGAATACCAACTTCTTTCATACAGGTTTTCATCATTGCATATGTACGCTCGATATCATTATCTAAACCAATAGAAAAACGTATCAATCCGTCAGACAACCCCATTTCTTTTTGTTCTTCTTCGGGTATTTCTGATGATGTAGAGCTGCCTGGTGCAGAAAACAATGTTTTATAAAAACCTAAACTTACAGCCAAATACCCTAAGTTTTTGTGTTGCATCAACTCCATTAATTCATTCGCTTTTTCAAGAGAACCTGCATCAATAGTTAACATTCCACCAAAACCATATTCGGCATTCATCATGGACTTAAATAATTCATGTGACGAATGCGATTGTAAACCCGGATATACTGTTTTTAAGCCATCAGTCTCAAATTTATCAGCTAAAAAAGCAGCATTAAAGCTGTGTTGTTTCATTCTAATATGTAAAGTTCTTAAATTTTTAAGAATAGAAGAAGCTCTTAAACTATCCATAGTAGAACCTAGCAACATGCTTGCGCCATCATTTACGTTTCGTAAATCGTTAATAAAATCTTGCGTACCACAAACTACGCCACCAACAGTATCTGAAGAACCATTGATAAATTTTGTTAAACTATGTACTACAACATCTGCACCTAATTTAGCCGGAGAAATAGATAGTGGAGAAAATGTATTATCTACTACTAATTTTAAATTATACTTTTTTGCCAAAGCAGATAAACCTTCGATATCTGCAACCTCTAAAAGCGGATTACTTACAGATTCGCAATACAAAACCTTTGTTTTATCTGTAATTGCAGCTTCTACAACATCTAGCTTAGTGATATCTACAAATGAAGTATCTATACCTAATCTTGGTGTAAAGTTCTTTAAAAAAGCATACGTTCCGCCATAAATTGTTCTACTTGAAACAATGTGTTCTCCGGAGCCAACTAACTGCAATAAAACAGGAGTGATTGCTCCCATTCCGGATGCTGCTACATTTGCAGTTTCTGTACCTTCCATAGCCGCCAAAGCTTCTCCTAAATACAAATTACTTGGTGTAGAATGGCGAGAATATAAATAACATCCGTCTGCATTTCCTTCGAAAGTATCGAACATCGTTTTTGCTGATAGGAATGTATAAGTAGATGAATCTGAAATTGAAGGGTTAACGCCTCCAAACTCTCCGAAATATTGTAAATCTTGAATTTTATCTGCTGGATTGAATTTCATAAGTATAGTTTTATTTACACAAAAAGACGGTTTTTAAGAAATAAAAACAATTTAATATTCAAAATTTAGATTTTTTTTCTATTTTTAAATCAATTAGTAATTTTAATATCTAAAAAAAATTTAATTCATTTAAAATTTTAGAAAATTATATGTTAGACACGATAGACAAAAAACTTATAAATTTATTACAAGTAGATAGTAAACAAACTACCAAACAATTATCTTTACAACTAAATCTATCTATTACAGCTATTTATGAAAGAATAAAAAAACTAGAAAATCAAAATGTAATAGAAAAGTATGTTGCAATTGTAAATAAAAATAAAATTGATAAATCTTTTTTAGTGTTTTGCCATGTAAAATTAATTCAGCACTCTAAAGAATATGTACATACTTTTGAAAATGAAATTTTAAAATTAGAAGAAGTTTCCGAATGTTTTCATGTAAGTGGAGATTACGATTATATTTTAAAAATCTATGTTAAAGACATGGAAACTTATAGAAATTTTATGATAACAAAACTTACTGCTATCAAATACATTGGCAGTACGCATAGTACTTTTGCAATCGAGCAAGTTAAAAATACAACAGCTATAAATTTATAAATATGCAGACTAAAAACTACAAACTATTAGAGCTATTAATTTTATTTTTAATGATTCCTATTAGTTTTGTTTTTACTTATAATGCTATTATTAAACTTACAATTGGTCTGCTTGTTTTTTTTTACATTTTATACATTCTACTTAAAGTTGAAAACGTAAAATTAAGAATTTCGAAAAATATTGATTGGAGATTTTTTTGGAAATCAACCATGATAAAGCTGTTCTTGATAGCAATCATCACCTCTTTTTATGTTTACTTTACAGCTCCTAAAAACCTCTTTATAGTTGTTTTGAACAAACCACTTTTATGGATTTTAATACTTCTTTTTTATTCGGTTTTTTCTGTATACCCGCAAGAATTACTTTACCGAAATTTCTTTTTTAAACGCTATCTAGAATTGTTTAAAAATGAGAAATTATTTCTTTTTATAAATGCTTTTTTGTTTTCTCTTGCTCATTTACTATTTAAAAATACATTGGTTTTAATTTTAACTTTTATTGGAGGACTTCTATTTGCATACACCTACAATAAAACAAAATCTACCTTTTTAGTTAGTGTAGAACATAGTATTTATGGCTGCTGGCTATTTACTGTTGGCATGGGAAACATGTTAGGGTTTCCTTCTTAAAAAAACCATAAAAAAAGAAAACCCAAAACTTTCGTTTTGGGTTTATATAATTAACTTTTTAGCTTAAATTTTTATCAAAACAATTTTTTCAGTTTGCTTTTTCACTAAATCACCATAAAACTTTTTTAAACTTTCGTAATACTGCGGAGATACAATTGCTGTATTAAATTGCATACTACTAATCGTACTAATTTTACCTGCATTCTCTTGAATCTGATATTTAAAAACTCCTAAATTATCTGGTAAGCCAATCGCAAAACTTTCTGGTACAGCTTCAACCTTATAACCTTCGGGTATTTTAATTGAAACTACATTTTTCACTTTCCATGGTGTTGTAAAATCAACCGGAAACTTTCTTTCTTCTAATTTAAAAGGATTTCTACGTTCTGTTAAAAATAATAATGGTTCTATATATAATTTACCATTTATACTTTCTATCAATCCGTCGCTATTAAATTTTATAGTTCTTGTAGGTATCTTATAAATGTTTTTATCATTTAAAATTTTAATATCTTCTATTTCTACATTTGTTTTTTGCTCTAAACCTGTTACAACAGCTTCTTCTGTTAAGTGATTGTGGTTTTTTCTATAAGTTAAAGCACTTAAATTACTAAACTTTGTTCTGTAAAGACCGCTAATCATTAAATCATCAGAAATATTAACCATTATATTATTATCTTCTGTTGCGTGTTTTGTTGTAGCTAATTTTACCCAAGATGAGTTACCATCTTTTGTGATTCTTCTACCATTCCAATTCAATGCTCTTCTAGGTAAAATATTTGGCGTACTATATGGCTCTGTAGCATCAAGTAAAACTATACCTCCAGAATTTAGTTCTACAGCAGAAATAACATAATTAAAACCGTCTATTGTTGGAAAAAAAGGCACTCCGTTTGCCCTTGTACTTACTAAAACAGGGTCTGCATTTAAGCCAGAAGTACGCAACATAGATGTTAGCATTAAATTAATATCTGCAACATTACCTACTCTATCTTTAAAAGCTTTCCTTACACCTTTATCAGAATAAATACCATAATATTCATTCCATTTAACTCTTTGTTTAACAAAATTGTAAATATTCAATAATTTATCTACCTCTGTTTTACTTTCTGCTAAAATCTTATTTAAATCGTCTTTATAATAACTCGATTTTGACAACTCTCCTCCGAAGCTAGAAGATTTATAAATTTGCTTTGCGACTTGTTCCCAAGAGCTTGAGTAAGATTTAAAATCTCCACCGATACTAATAAAGTTTGTTTGAGTTAATTCGAATTTTAAACCAGATCTATAGTTTTTTACACTACTAACAAATGGTTCATCATTTTTTAAAGCCGGTATGTTTTCTTCCACGAAACTTGTAACTTCAATCTTATAATTGGTATCTCCAATCTTGCCGTTTTTAGAAGTTTTAATTTGTTTTACAGGATAATAACCAATTGTATTTTTCTTAAAAATATAATATTCTGGGATTTCTACACTGTAATCTAGTTTTTTAACTGGTATATGATACTGCAGTTTTAAATCTGATATTGATTGTACATAAGGCGAATAAACTTTATATCTTAACTCTATTATAGACCCCTCTTTAACTTTAGGCATGCTAATCTTTTTAACACTTCTAAATTTGCTAATATTTTCTGTAAAAATACTTTTGGTAGATAACTTTTCTTTTTCAATTTTATTACCATTTAAATTAAAAGTATATCCTTTAATAGAACTTACAGATTCACTTTCTCCAGATTCTGGTTTATAATAAACAACTTCTTTGGTTGCCATGTTAAAGCCTTCTTTATTATAAACCTTTATTCTTTCATGAAACTCTGTTACCAATTGAAAACCATTATTAGTTATATAATCATAATAAGTTCTTCTTTTTTTAAAGAGGTAAGCAGCATCTGCTGTAGAATCTAGAGGATAAAATTTTTCTTCTAGTTCTTCTTTACTCACTTTACCAAATTTATAATCTTGGGCAAGTATAGATAGTTGGGTTGTTAATAATAATAGTAGAGGTAATACTTTTTTCATTTTCATTAATTTTTATTTATTGCGATTCTTAAATTTTCATATTTGGCAATACTTCTTCTAAAAGTTCTGTAAGATTTATAATCTTCTTTAGAATAAGTACCTTCTTTTATAATTAGTGTTTTGTTATAGATAAAAGATTTTTCATTAATCTTTGTAAATGAAACTTTATACGTACCAAACTTTGAATTAATTATTTTTTCTGAAGGAAGCACGCTCAATACGTAATTTTCTGGCAAGGTTATTTTGTATGTGTCTTCGTCTTTATAGCCTCTATAAATTTTAAGTGGTAATTTTCTTTTTCGGTACCTTTTTGGCACATAATTATTTCTGTTGAATACATTTACTCTAAACAAATATTCAGATTGTGATGTAGATGCATAATTTTTTACATTTAAAATTATATCCTCTTCAAATATTATCTCTTTTTTATCATTCTTAAGCTTTACAGATTCTATATCAGTGTTATTATTATAAGACCAAATATTAGATTTATAAATTTTAATTAACTCTTCGTTCGTGTAAGAATCAAAATTTTGTTTATCATCATATTGTAATCCTTTTGAAACAATATTTAATGTAGCTTTTAAAGATCCATCTTTATTTAACTGAATATCAGCAGAAGTTACTTGTAAATTTTTTTCATCCTTATAAGAAGCTGTTCTTTTAATAACACCACCTTCTGGTGTTACAACTAGCACGTTTCTATCATGTGTAAAATCGCCTAAAAAACCAAAAGGCATATCTTGACTTGTACATTCTAACCAAACATCTTTATTTTTGGTAGGAATATTTAAAATCACATGATTTCCTTGTATAGATGTAAAATCTTTATCAATGTCCCTTTTCTCATCAGCATAAACAACTGTATAGTAAGATGTAACGCCAGCAACATTTAACAAAGCCTTTGTGTAATTGGTTAAACCCTTACAATCTCCATAACCGACTCTGTCTACTTCTTTCGCTGCTATTGGTTCCCAACCACCAATACCTACTTGTACACTTATGTATCTTGTTTTGTTTTGCATATATTGATACACTAGTTTTGCCTTTTCTATAGGATCTTCGATATCTTTTACTAAGTTTTTAATTATTGTAACTGTACTTTGGTCTAACGCATCTCTACCATTTAATAGTTTTGAATGCATCCATAACCCAAATTCTTGCCAATTCTTATAAGACCCTGGCACACCTTTTAAATAAAAATTATTTAATGCAATTAAAGCTTTTGGTAATATTTCTCTGTAATGAACTGCTGAATTTTCTTGTTTATAACCTGGTTGATTTTCTAGTGTAAAAAGTATTTCAGAATCATTTTCTAATTCTTTTACTGCAAAATCTTTAAAGTTTGTTTTTTTTGTTCTCCACGGAATTTTCTTTGGATTATTAATTTTATACGAACTTTTTTCGACTGAAACATAATAACCATTTATAGGTTGCCACCAAGGTATAAAACCCGTTGTTGATGTTTTATATTCGGATTCGAAAACAATTGTATAAGGATAAGATATTGGTGTATAATCTATGTATTTTACTCTAGAGTCTGAGTATAATGTACCGCCATCAACAGCACTTACATCTGTAAAATCTCTTTTTTTATACTTTTTGATTTCTGTACCATTAGCATCAAAAACTTTTACAGATAAATCTGTAATCTTTGTGTCTTCATCATAACCTTCTACTAATCTAGCATCTACATTACCTAATTTATTTAGAACAGTTACAACTTCTCTTATATGAACAGTCATTCTATCGAAATCTTCTATTGTAATTTCTATAGAATTATCTCTTACAACTGCATTTGCATTTTCTAATAAATTAACTGGTATAGATTGGTAAGAGTAATCAGTTTCTTGGGCCTTAATTATGTAAAAGGTAAAAAATAGGCAAATGAATGCCAGGTAAGAACTTTTTTTCATGCAACATTTTTTTATAGCGATGCAATATAAAAAGAAAACCCAAAACTTACGTTTTGGGTTTATAATTTTTTCGATTTAAAGTTTAAATCAAATTATGCTTTTGTGTTAACTGTAAAAGAAAACTCAATCATATCATCAATAAACTTATCTTTTAAGTTATCGAAGAATTTTTTAGAACCGTATTTTACATTAAAATCTGCTCTATCTACATTAAATTTTTCACTTTTAAATGTTGTTACATTTCCTT from Polaribacter marinaquae encodes the following:
- a CDS encoding Lrp/AsnC family transcriptional regulator; translated protein: MLDTIDKKLINLLQVDSKQTTKQLSLQLNLSITAIYERIKKLENQNVIEKYVAIVNKNKIDKSFLVFCHVKLIQHSKEYVHTFENEILKLEEVSECFHVSGDYDYILKIYVKDMETYRNFMITKLTAIKYIGSTHSTFAIEQVKNTTAINL
- a CDS encoding DUF3857 domain-containing protein; the protein is MKKSSYLAFICLFFTFYIIKAQETDYSYQSIPVNLLENANAVVRDNSIEITIEDFDRMTVHIREVVTVLNKLGNVDARLVEGYDEDTKITDLSVKVFDANGTEIKKYKKRDFTDVSAVDGGTLYSDSRVKYIDYTPISYPYTIVFESEYKTSTTGFIPWWQPINGYYVSVEKSSYKINNPKKIPWRTKKTNFKDFAVKELENDSEILFTLENQPGYKQENSAVHYREILPKALIALNNFYLKGVPGSYKNWQEFGLWMHSKLLNGRDALDQSTVTIIKNLVKDIEDPIEKAKLVYQYMQNKTRYISVQVGIGGWEPIAAKEVDRVGYGDCKGLTNYTKALLNVAGVTSYYTVVYADEKRDIDKDFTSIQGNHVILNIPTKNKDVWLECTSQDMPFGFLGDFTHDRNVLVVTPEGGVIKRTASYKDEKNLQVTSADIQLNKDGSLKATLNIVSKGLQYDDKQNFDSYTNEELIKIYKSNIWSYNNNTDIESVKLKNDKKEIIFEEDIILNVKNYASTSQSEYLFRVNVFNRNNYVPKRYRKRKLPLKIYRGYKDEDTYKITLPENYVLSVLPSEKIINSKFGTYKVSFTKINEKSFIYNKTLIIKEGTYSKEDYKSYRTFRRSIAKYENLRIAINKN
- a CDS encoding CPBP family intramembrane glutamic endopeptidase, with protein sequence MIKLFLIAIITSFYVYFTAPKNLFIVVLNKPLLWILILLFYSVFSVYPQELLYRNFFFKRYLELFKNEKLFLFINAFLFSLAHLLFKNTLVLILTFIGGLLFAYTYNKTKSTFLVSVEHSIYGCWLFTVGMGNMLGFPS
- a CDS encoding GNAT family N-acetyltransferase yields the protein MIVKAIISDAERLSEIAMQSKAVWGYSNDDLETWREDLTITPKIFDENYICKYVLDSKIVGFYVLNSSNLDVYILEFLFIDPNYIKKGIGHQLLLHAIAISKKAKRLQVLSDPNAEAFYTKYGFKVIDNIKSSIPGRLLPKMELQLR
- the nhaC gene encoding Na+/H+ antiporter NhaC, with product MESQNIKPTNPQDENIIENKELNIWEALIPVFALVGMLFYNVFYVYGDDALSGSNQFILLLGAAVAAIVGFKNKVSYKQMIEEVAENVKSTSGAILILLMVGALAGTWLISGIIPSMIYYGLQILNPTIFLAASVIICAIISIATGSSWTTSATVGIALIGIGNTLGISAGMTAGAVLSGAYFGDKMSPLSDTTNLAPTMAGGDLFSHIKYMSLTTVPTILVTLLVFIIIGFSIETTGSPDVSDKLMAIDAAFNISPWLFIVPAIVIFMIVKKTEPLIALLVGTLLAGVVAVIAQPEIVLNVAGADTLSFNSAYKGVMNAITVDSAVETTSAELNDLFTAGGMSGMLGTIWLIICAMVFGGVMDAIGALSRISKALLSLASSVFGLFASTVASCLALNVTASDQYLAIVVPGKMFKKAYEEKGLAPENLSRTLEDSGTVTSVLIPWNTCGAYQSGVLGVSVAEYFFFAIFNWLSPFMTLLFAAFNIKIKQLVKK
- a CDS encoding aminotransferase class I/II-fold pyridoxal phosphate-dependent enzyme, which produces MKFNPADKIQDLQYFGEFGGVNPSISDSSTYTFLSAKTMFDTFEGNADGCYLYSRHSTPSNLYLGEALAAMEGTETANVAASGMGAITPVLLQLVGSGEHIVSSRTIYGGTYAFLKNFTPRLGIDTSFVDITKLDVVEAAITDKTKVLYCESVSNPLLEVADIEGLSALAKKYNLKLVVDNTFSPLSISPAKLGADVVVHSLTKFINGSSDTVGGVVCGTQDFINDLRNVNDGASMLLGSTMDSLRASSILKNLRTLHIRMKQHSFNAAFLADKFETDGLKTVYPGLQSHSSHELFKSMMNAEYGFGGMLTIDAGSLEKANELMELMQHKNLGYLAVSLGFYKTLFSAPGSSTSSEIPEEEQKEMGLSDGLIRFSIGLDNDIERTYAMMKTCMKEVGIL
- a CDS encoding DUF3857 domain-containing protein is translated as MKKVLPLLLLLTTQLSILAQDYKFGKVSKEELEEKFYPLDSTADAAYLFKKRRTYYDYITNNGFQLVTEFHERIKVYNKEGFNMATKEVVYYKPESGESESVSSIKGYTFNLNGNKIEKEKLSTKSIFTENISKFRSVKKISMPKVKEGSIIELRYKVYSPYVQSISDLKLQYHIPVKKLDYSVEIPEYYIFKKNTIGYYPVKQIKTSKNGKIGDTNYKIEVTSFVEENIPALKNDEPFVSSVKNYRSGLKFELTQTNFISIGGDFKSYSSSWEQVAKQIYKSSSFGGELSKSSYYKDDLNKILAESKTEVDKLLNIYNFVKQRVKWNEYYGIYSDKGVRKAFKDRVGNVADINLMLTSMLRTSGLNADPVLVSTRANGVPFFPTIDGFNYVISAVELNSGGIVLLDATEPYSTPNILPRRALNWNGRRITKDGNSSWVKLATTKHATEDNNIMVNISDDLMISGLYRTKFSNLSALTYRKNHNHLTEEAVVTGLEQKTNVEIEDIKILNDKNIYKIPTRTIKFNSDGLIESINGKLYIEPLLFLTERRNPFKLEERKFPVDFTTPWKVKNVVSIKIPEGYKVEAVPESFAIGLPDNLGVFKYQIQENAGKISTISSMQFNTAIVSPQYYESLKKFYGDLVKKQTEKIVLIKI